From a region of the Flavobacterium sediminilitoris genome:
- a CDS encoding DUF3127 domain-containing protein: protein MEVTGRVKVINPVQQISATFKKRELVVTTEEQYPQHIMIEFTQDKTDLLNNYNPGEQVKVSINLRGREWVNPQGETKYFNSIQGWRIEKVQAEAPSNQVPPMPAADAFEPATNFNEEEHDDLPF from the coding sequence ATGGAAGTAACAGGTAGAGTAAAAGTAATTAATCCAGTACAACAAATAAGCGCAACGTTTAAGAAAAGAGAGTTAGTTGTAACAACGGAAGAACAATATCCACAACATATAATGATTGAGTTCACGCAGGATAAAACAGATTTATTAAATAATTATAATCCTGGAGAACAAGTAAAAGTATCGATTAATTTAAGAGGAAGAGAATGGGTTAATCCACAAGGAGAAACTAAATATTTTAATTCAATACAAGGTTGGAGAATTGAGAAAGTGCAAGCAGAAGCACCATCAAATCAAGTTCCTCCTATGCCAGCTGCTGATGCTTTTGAGCCAGCAACGAACTTCAATGAAGAAGAGCATGACGATTTACCTTTTTAA
- a CDS encoding sensor histidine kinase, which translates to MRFSEKRELTRWFIILASFLIVIVILWNTYTFFQIFKTDERTKMELWASAQKTLANANEFTDVDLPFQLISTNNSNPMIETNGSGVILNHNNIEEEITKDSIKLKKLFEKIKSENQPIKMSLSDDNYRLIYYGNSPLLNKLKYYPIALILIIILFGAVVYNFYRATKMATQNKLWAGMAKETAHQIGTPLSSLIGWLEILKLDNVEESTIEEIEKDINRLQTITDRFSKIGSEPILENLNIVEETKNSFEYLKSRTSKHVLFNFSAPNYPIPIPMNSILHSWTIENLVKNAIDAMKGKGKLDIMIEDSGNIVKIKISDTGKGIPKNQFTKIFEPGFTTKKRGWGLGLSLTKRIVQEYHNGKIKVIASEIGKGTTIQVSYLK; encoded by the coding sequence ATGCGATTTTCTGAAAAGCGAGAATTAACTCGTTGGTTTATTATATTAGCTTCTTTTCTCATTGTAATTGTTATACTTTGGAATACATATACCTTTTTTCAAATTTTCAAAACTGATGAACGTACAAAAATGGAACTTTGGGCTTCTGCTCAAAAAACATTGGCAAATGCTAATGAATTTACTGATGTAGATTTACCCTTTCAACTTATAAGTACAAATAATTCTAATCCAATGATTGAAACAAATGGTAGTGGAGTTATCTTAAATCATAATAATATTGAGGAAGAAATTACTAAAGACAGTATCAAACTAAAGAAACTTTTTGAAAAAATCAAATCAGAAAACCAGCCTATCAAAATGTCACTTTCTGATGATAATTATCGTTTAATATATTATGGCAATTCTCCTTTACTAAACAAACTAAAATACTACCCTATTGCCTTAATCTTAATTATTATTCTTTTTGGAGCAGTTGTTTATAACTTTTATAGAGCCACAAAAATGGCAACTCAAAATAAACTATGGGCTGGAATGGCAAAAGAAACTGCTCATCAAATAGGTACTCCTTTATCATCTTTAATTGGTTGGCTTGAAATTTTAAAATTAGACAATGTTGAAGAAAGTACTATTGAAGAAATAGAAAAAGACATCAATAGACTACAAACTATTACTGACAGATTTTCAAAGATAGGTAGTGAACCTATTCTAGAAAATCTAAATATCGTAGAAGAAACTAAAAATTCTTTTGAATATCTAAAATCCAGAACATCAAAACATGTTCTTTTTAACTTTTCTGCTCCAAATTATCCCATACCTATTCCTATGAATTCTATATTACATAGTTGGACTATTGAAAATCTTGTTAAGAATGCAATTGATGCAATGAAAGGAAAAGGGAAGTTAGACATCATGATTGAAGATTCTGGCAATATTGTAAAGATAAAAATATCAGATACTGGAAAAGGAATACCTAAAAATCAGTTTACAAAAATATTTGAACCTGGATTTACTACCAAAAAAAGAGGTTGGGGATTAGGACTTTCACTTACTAAAAGAATTGTACAAGAATATCATAACGGAAAAATAAAAGTAATTGCTTCTGAAATAGGTAAAGGAACAACTATTCAGGTAAGCTATTTAAAGTAG
- a CDS encoding toxin-antitoxin system YwqK family antitoxin yields the protein MKKIIITGALLISSFIFAQNVEPKFEVVDKMVKATYYHDNGQVKQEGFYLDGKLHGKWVSYNDKGVKETIGEYDKGDKVGKWFFWNANQLSEVDFSNSRIVEVKKWSSESLVKN from the coding sequence ATGAAAAAGATAATAATTACAGGAGCTTTATTAATTTCGAGTTTTATTTTTGCTCAAAATGTTGAACCAAAATTTGAAGTAGTTGATAAAATGGTTAAAGCAACATATTATCATGATAATGGTCAGGTTAAACAAGAAGGTTTTTACTTAGATGGAAAATTACATGGAAAGTGGGTTTCTTATAATGATAAAGGAGTGAAAGAAACTATTGGAGAATATGATAAAGGAGATAAAGTAGGGAAATGGTTTTTTTGGAATGCAAATCAATTAAGTGAAGTAGACTTTTCTAACAGTAGAATTGTTGAAGTTAAGAAATGGTCTAGTGAGTCGCTAGTAAAAAATTAA
- a CDS encoding thiamine phosphate synthase, with translation MIVISNPTEITNEINIINSLFEEGMELFHIRKPNYSIEELRSFLSAINSSYYSKLVLHQHHELAEEFQIKRVHFTEKERLTKPVKLSKPDRYKFLSTSVHSIKDFNILSNAFDYAFLSPIYPSISKQNYVPTKNAFEEIKKRTNHHTKLIALGGISVENIEEVLHNNFDDYALLGAIWNTKNPIENFKKCQTIAQSF, from the coding sequence ATGATTGTAATTTCAAATCCAACAGAAATAACAAATGAAATAAACATCATAAATTCTCTTTTTGAAGAAGGAATGGAGTTATTTCATATTCGAAAACCAAATTATTCAATAGAAGAATTACGTTCTTTTTTATCTGCAATAAATTCGAGTTATTATTCAAAATTGGTTTTACATCAACATCATGAATTGGCAGAGGAATTTCAGATAAAGAGAGTTCATTTTACGGAGAAAGAAAGACTTACTAAACCTGTCAAGTTATCAAAACCTGACAGGTATAAGTTTCTTTCAACATCAGTCCATTCAATTAAAGATTTCAATATTTTATCCAATGCTTTTGATTATGCCTTTTTAAGTCCGATTTATCCAAGTATTTCAAAACAGAATTATGTCCCAACGAAAAATGCTTTTGAAGAAATAAAGAAACGAACCAATCATCATACAAAATTGATTGCTTTAGGAGGAATTTCAGTTGAAAATATTGAAGAAGTATTGCATAATAATTTTGATGATTATGCTTTGCTTGGAGCCATTTGGAATACCAAAAACCCAATAGAAAACTTTAAAAAATGTCAAACAATCGCCCAATCGTTTTAA
- a CDS encoding thiamine phosphate synthase, whose translation MISKLHYISQGNTIDEQLNNIQQTLDSGCNWIQLRFKNGNTKEVLTVAEKTKHLCEQYKATLIINDKVDLASQVNADGVHLGLDDMSIKEARIILGSQKIIGGTANTFEHVLQRVNEECDYIGLGPFRFTTTKEKLSPILGLEGYQTILNQMKKNNISTPLIAIGGIQLEDITLLIETGIHGIAVSSLLTQNPTVITTLNEKLYVNI comes from the coding sequence ATGATTAGTAAATTACACTATATCTCACAAGGAAATACAATTGACGAACAATTGAATAATATTCAACAAACATTAGATAGTGGTTGCAACTGGATTCAATTACGTTTTAAAAACGGAAACACAAAGGAAGTTTTAACTGTTGCTGAAAAAACCAAACACCTTTGCGAACAGTACAAAGCTACTTTAATTATTAACGACAAAGTAGATTTAGCTTCTCAAGTAAATGCAGATGGTGTTCATCTAGGTTTAGATGATATGTCAATTAAAGAAGCTCGTATTATTTTAGGTAGCCAAAAAATCATAGGTGGAACAGCAAATACTTTTGAACACGTTTTGCAAAGAGTTAATGAAGAATGCGACTATATAGGTCTTGGTCCTTTTCGTTTTACTACTACTAAAGAAAAATTAAGTCCCATTTTAGGTTTAGAAGGCTACCAAACTATTCTAAACCAAATGAAAAAGAATAATATCTCAACACCACTTATTGCAATTGGTGGCATTCAATTAGAAGACATCACTTTACTTATAGAAACAGGCATTCATGGTATTGCCGTTTCAAGTCTATTAACTCAAAACCCAACAGTAATAACAACACTCAACGAAAAATTATATGTCAACATTTAA
- the aat gene encoding leucyl/phenylalanyl-tRNA--protein transferase — MYFLTKELYFPPVDEATPDGVLAVGGDLSIERLQLAYKSGIFPWFEDDEPILWWSPPERMVLFFEDLKVSKSMRNVLNQNKFKVTFNTAFRDVITNCKKVIRKDQPGTWITNEMVEAYCKLNEIGIAKSIEVWQEDELVGGLYGIDLGHVFCGESMFSKVSNASKIAFIYLVKHLEKNNYRILDCQVYNDHLASLGCVEIDREDFMMILNY, encoded by the coding sequence ATGTATTTTCTAACAAAAGAACTTTATTTTCCGCCTGTTGATGAAGCAACGCCTGATGGTGTTTTAGCTGTTGGAGGTGATTTATCTATAGAAAGATTACAACTAGCTTACAAAAGCGGAATTTTTCCATGGTTTGAAGATGATGAGCCTATTCTTTGGTGGTCACCACCTGAAAGAATGGTTTTGTTTTTTGAAGACTTAAAAGTGTCTAAGAGTATGAGAAATGTACTCAATCAAAATAAGTTTAAGGTAACATTTAATACAGCTTTTAGAGATGTAATTACCAATTGTAAAAAAGTCATTAGAAAAGATCAACCAGGAACTTGGATTACTAATGAGATGGTGGAAGCTTATTGTAAATTAAATGAAATAGGTATTGCAAAAAGTATTGAAGTTTGGCAAGAGGATGAATTAGTTGGAGGTTTATATGGAATAGATTTAGGTCATGTTTTTTGTGGAGAAAGCATGTTTTCCAAAGTCTCCAATGCTAGTAAAATAGCTTTTATTTATTTGGTAAAGCATTTAGAAAAAAATAACTATAGAATTTTAGATTGCCAAGTTTATAATGATCACTTAGCCTCTTTAGGTTGTGTGGAAATTGATAGGGAAGATTTTATGATGATTTTAAATTATTAA
- a CDS encoding TlpA family protein disulfide reductase: MKKVLMLFLFAVLSTYGQNSTEFVLFQGKIANRNSDSIVLSSGRSFKKTIKLNKKGEFKDKIEIPATGLFRFFDGTEGTLLFLKNGYDLKLAMDAKQFDESIVYKGEGAKENNYLAQKALLDEVFQNDLEALLEKDEAIFANSLEKKKSGDLEKLGNAGIDEELASIVKSIIEQESAMLTQYYNQKKKANEMNGKPSPSFSFENHKGGITKLEDFKGKYVYIDVWATWCAPCRAEIPFLKKIEEEFKGKNIEFVSISIDTKKDYEKWKKFVSDKELGGVQLVADNDWNSDFVKAFGINGIPRFILVGPDGNVVYSDAPRPSSEGLSAKLEDLLN; encoded by the coding sequence ATGAAAAAAGTATTAATGTTATTTTTATTTGCTGTTTTATCTACTTACGGACAAAATAGTACTGAATTTGTTTTGTTTCAAGGGAAAATTGCAAATCGAAATTCAGATTCAATTGTTTTATCTTCAGGTAGAAGCTTCAAAAAAACAATAAAACTGAATAAAAAAGGAGAATTTAAAGATAAAATTGAAATTCCTGCTACTGGTTTATTTCGATTTTTCGATGGAACTGAAGGAACGTTATTATTCTTAAAAAACGGGTATGATTTAAAGTTAGCAATGGATGCAAAGCAGTTTGACGAATCTATTGTTTATAAAGGAGAAGGAGCTAAAGAAAATAATTATTTAGCGCAAAAAGCATTGTTGGATGAAGTTTTTCAGAATGATTTAGAAGCTCTTTTAGAAAAAGATGAAGCTATATTTGCTAACAGTTTAGAAAAGAAGAAAAGTGGAGATCTAGAAAAACTAGGTAATGCAGGGATAGATGAAGAATTAGCTAGTATTGTTAAATCAATTATTGAGCAAGAATCGGCTATGTTGACTCAATATTATAATCAAAAGAAAAAAGCGAATGAGATGAATGGTAAACCAAGTCCTTCGTTTAGTTTTGAAAATCATAAAGGAGGAATTACAAAATTAGAAGACTTTAAAGGGAAATATGTATATATAGATGTTTGGGCAACTTGGTGTGCACCTTGTAGAGCAGAAATTCCTTTTTTGAAAAAAATTGAAGAAGAATTTAAAGGAAAAAATATTGAGTTTGTAAGTATTTCTATTGATACTAAAAAGGATTATGAAAAATGGAAGAAATTTGTATCTGATAAAGAATTAGGAGGTGTTCAATTAGTTGCTGATAATGATTGGAACTCGGATTTTGTAAAAGCTTTTGGAATTAATGGAATTCCTAGATTTATATTAGTTGGCCCTGACGGGAATGTTGTATATTCTGATGCTCCAAGGCCTTCATCAGAAGGATTGTCAGCTAAATTAGAAGACCTTCTTAATTAA
- a CDS encoding flavin reductase family protein: MISINPKEISSAKLQGYLQGAVAPRPIAFASTIDENGIPNLSPFSFFNVFSSNPPILIFSPARRVRDNSIKHTLINSKKTKEVVINVVNYDIVQQMSLSSTEYPDGVNEFLKSGLTMIKSDVVKPFRVAESPVQFECVVNEVIALGDQGGAGNLIICEVVKIHINEAVLDENGAIDQYKVDLVARMGGNWYSRANKGMFEVEKPISTLGIGVDNVPDFIKESSVFEGNDLGKLGNIEAIPSEEEITIFAKDNFEIKAVLSSDDELKKHELAKKYLDNNEVLSAWKVLLANK; the protein is encoded by the coding sequence ATGATATCAATAAATCCGAAAGAAATTTCATCTGCAAAATTACAAGGCTATTTACAAGGTGCTGTTGCTCCAAGACCAATTGCTTTTGCAAGTACAATAGATGAAAATGGAATTCCTAATTTATCACCATTTAGTTTCTTTAATGTTTTTAGTTCAAATCCTCCAATCTTGATTTTTTCTCCAGCAAGAAGAGTAAGAGATAATTCGATAAAACATACTTTAATAAATTCAAAGAAGACAAAAGAAGTTGTTATTAATGTTGTGAATTATGATATTGTACAACAAATGTCTTTATCAAGTACAGAATATCCAGATGGTGTAAATGAATTTTTGAAATCAGGTTTAACAATGATAAAATCAGATGTAGTAAAACCATTTAGAGTAGCAGAAAGTCCTGTTCAATTTGAATGTGTTGTGAATGAGGTTATTGCATTGGGAGACCAAGGAGGAGCAGGGAATTTGATTATTTGTGAAGTAGTTAAAATTCATATAAATGAAGCGGTTTTAGATGAAAATGGAGCAATTGATCAGTATAAAGTAGATTTAGTTGCCAGAATGGGAGGGAATTGGTACAGTAGAGCAAATAAAGGAATGTTTGAAGTAGAAAAGCCAATATCAACACTAGGAATAGGGGTGGATAATGTACCAGATTTCATAAAAGAAAGTTCTGTTTTTGAGGGTAATGATTTAGGAAAATTGGGAAATATTGAAGCGATTCCATCTGAAGAAGAAATTACTATCTTTGCAAAAGATAATTTTGAGATAAAAGCAGTTTTGAGTTCAGACGACGAATTAAAGAAACATGAATTAGCAAAAAAATATTTAGATAATAATGAAGTTTTAAGTGCTTGGAAAGTACTTTTGGCGAACAAATAA
- a CDS encoding HesA/MoeB/ThiF family protein, with protein MLSIQDYLRYTKPMLLPEIGNEGQKKIKNAKVLVVGAGGLGCPILQYLTTSGVGTIGIVDFDIVELSNLHRQVLYNENHIELPKATTTSEILKNLNPAVNYIPFEEKITTANCESILSQFDVIVDGCDNFATRYLVNDTCLKLGKPLIYGSILKFEGQIAVFNNKGSKNLRDLFPEPPNPEDVPNCSLNGVLGTLPGIIGTMMAHETLKIITDLPCLTNELIIFNTLEWSFIKLKF; from the coding sequence ATGCTTAGTATTCAAGATTACTTACGATATACAAAACCAATGTTACTCCCTGAAATTGGTAACGAAGGTCAGAAAAAAATTAAAAATGCTAAAGTTTTAGTCGTTGGTGCTGGTGGTTTAGGTTGTCCTATCCTTCAATATTTAACTACTAGTGGTGTAGGAACAATCGGAATAGTTGATTTTGATATAGTAGAATTATCCAACTTACATAGACAAGTTTTATATAATGAAAATCATATTGAACTACCAAAAGCTACTACTACTTCAGAAATATTAAAAAATCTAAATCCTGCTGTTAATTACATTCCTTTCGAAGAAAAAATAACTACTGCTAATTGCGAAAGCATACTTTCTCAATTTGACGTAATTGTTGATGGTTGCGATAATTTTGCCACTCGTTATTTAGTTAACGATACCTGTTTGAAATTGGGCAAACCTTTAATTTATGGAAGTATTTTAAAATTTGAAGGACAAATTGCTGTTTTCAATAATAAAGGCAGTAAAAACCTTCGCGACTTATTTCCAGAACCACCCAATCCCGAGGATGTCCCGAATTGCAGTTTAAATGGTGTTTTAGGAACATTGCCAGGAATAATTGGCACTATGATGGCTCACGAAACCTTAAAGATAATCACTGATTTACCTTGTTTAACCAATGAACTAATTATTTTCAACACCTTAGAATGGAGTTTCATTAAGTTGAAGTTTTAA
- the thiH gene encoding 2-iminoacetate synthase ThiH — translation MNTFNEIFKKYDWDSIQKKIYSVTAKEVEQSLSKSKCTVDDFLNFISPIAQNYLEVMAQKSHILTKQRFGKTIQMYAPMYLSNECQNICTYCGFSLDNKIKRKTLTDAEIKEEVSVLKEAGFDHILLVTGEANYTVNIHYFLNAIQQIQKHFANISVEVQPLDEEEYLALHEAGVHTVLVYQETYHKEVYKKYHPKGKKSNFEYRLETPDRIGKAGIHKIGLGVLLGLENWRTDSFFNALHIDYLQKTYWQSKYSVSFPRLRPAEGIIEPNFIMDDKDLTQLICAYRIWNPDLEISISTRENEKFRDNIIPIGTTTMSAGSKTNPGGYSVDKQSLEQFETSDDRSAVEIATIIREKGYEPVWKDWDKTFSNKVQNPKI, via the coding sequence ATGAACACATTCAACGAAATATTCAAAAAATACGATTGGGATTCCATTCAAAAAAAGATCTATTCAGTTACTGCTAAAGAAGTTGAACAAAGTCTTTCTAAAAGTAAATGCACTGTTGATGATTTTTTAAACTTTATCTCTCCTATTGCGCAAAACTATTTGGAGGTAATGGCTCAAAAAAGTCATATCCTTACTAAACAACGCTTTGGTAAAACCATTCAAATGTATGCTCCTATGTATTTGAGTAATGAATGTCAGAATATTTGCACCTATTGCGGATTTAGTTTAGATAATAAAATTAAGCGAAAAACATTAACTGATGCTGAAATTAAAGAAGAAGTTTCAGTATTAAAAGAGGCTGGTTTCGATCATATTCTATTAGTTACTGGTGAAGCCAACTATACCGTAAATATTCATTATTTTTTGAATGCGATTCAACAAATTCAAAAACATTTTGCTAATATTTCAGTCGAAGTACAACCACTCGATGAAGAAGAATATTTGGCTTTGCATGAAGCTGGTGTTCATACCGTTTTAGTATATCAAGAAACATATCATAAAGAAGTATATAAAAAATACCATCCTAAAGGAAAAAAATCAAACTTCGAATATCGCTTAGAAACACCCGATAGAATTGGAAAAGCAGGTATTCACAAAATTGGATTAGGAGTTTTATTAGGTTTAGAAAACTGGAGAACTGATAGTTTTTTCAATGCTCTACATATTGATTATTTACAAAAAACATATTGGCAAAGTAAATATTCGGTTTCTTTTCCAAGACTTCGTCCTGCAGAGGGAATCATTGAACCCAACTTTATTATGGATGACAAGGATTTAACACAATTAATCTGTGCCTACCGTATTTGGAATCCCGATTTAGAGATTTCTATTTCAACACGAGAAAACGAAAAATTCAGAGACAATATCATTCCTATTGGTACTACAACAATGAGTGCAGGATCTAAAACAAATCCTGGTGGCTATAGTGTTGACAAACAATCTTTAGAACAATTTGAAACGAGTGATGACCGTTCGGCTGTTGAAATAGCAACCATTATCCGTGAAAAAGGTTACGAGCCCGTTTGGAAAGATTGGGACAAAACATTTAGTAATAAAGTACAAAATCCTAAAATCTAA
- a CDS encoding thiazole synthase yields MSTFKISDTTFSSRLFLGTGKFGSNQQMEEAILASESELVTVALKRVDFETETDTILSHLKHPNINLLPNTSGARNAKEAVFAAQLAKEAFETNFLKLEIHPDPKYLLPDPIETLKATEELAKLGFIVLPYIHADPVLCKRLEEVGTAAVMPLGSPIGSNKGLKTIDFLEIIIEQSNVPVIVDAGIGAPSDAAKAMEIGADAVLVNTAIAVAQNPKLMAEAFKEAVIAGRKAYEAQLGSVSNFAQASSPLTAFLNE; encoded by the coding sequence ATGTCAACATTTAAAATTTCAGATACAACATTCAGTTCCCGTTTGTTTTTAGGAACGGGAAAATTCGGTTCTAATCAACAAATGGAAGAAGCTATTTTAGCTTCCGAAAGTGAATTGGTAACCGTAGCTCTAAAACGCGTGGATTTTGAAACAGAAACAGATACTATTCTTTCGCATTTAAAACACCCGAATATCAATTTATTACCCAATACTTCTGGTGCAAGAAATGCTAAAGAAGCTGTTTTTGCGGCTCAATTAGCAAAAGAAGCTTTTGAAACCAACTTCTTGAAATTAGAAATTCATCCAGACCCAAAATATTTATTACCTGATCCTATTGAAACGCTAAAAGCAACGGAAGAATTAGCCAAACTAGGCTTCATTGTATTGCCTTATATTCATGCTGACCCTGTTTTATGTAAACGTTTAGAAGAAGTTGGCACAGCAGCCGTAATGCCATTAGGCTCTCCCATAGGAAGCAATAAAGGATTAAAAACGATTGATTTTTTAGAAATTATTATTGAACAAAGTAATGTTCCTGTCATTGTTGATGCTGGAATTGGAGCTCCTTCTGATGCAGCAAAAGCTATGGAGATTGGTGCAGATGCTGTTTTAGTAAATACGGCTATTGCTGTGGCTCAGAATCCAAAATTAATGGCGGAAGCTTTTAAAGAAGCTGTTATTGCTGGACGAAAAGCGTATGAAGCACAATTGGGTTCAGTTTCTAATTTTGCACAAGCATCGAGTCCGTTGACGGCTTTTTTGAATGAATAG
- a CDS encoding hydroxymethylpyrimidine/phosphomethylpyrimidine kinase, with amino-acid sequence MSNNRPIVLSIAGFDPSGGAGVLTDVKTFEQHQVYGLAIITGNTIQTENEFIKMEWITIDFVLESMTILFNKYEIKAVKIGIVPTLEYLEQIVFQIKKLSQKAKIIWDTVLRSSTDFNFMDIENQIKLISILNQMDLITPNYKEILQLSTKGINAETIAKNISQHCAILLKGGHNSEALGTDFLFLKDEIFTLLPETKNIFSKHGSGCALSSAITANLALGFDIKSSCKKAKMYIEKFLHSNNTLLGYHHD; translated from the coding sequence ATGTCAAACAATCGCCCAATCGTTTTAAGCATTGCTGGTTTTGATCCTTCTGGTGGAGCTGGTGTTTTAACCGATGTAAAAACATTCGAGCAACATCAGGTTTATGGTTTAGCAATTATAACAGGAAACACCATTCAAACAGAAAATGAATTCATAAAAATGGAATGGATAACAATTGATTTTGTACTTGAATCGATGACTATTCTTTTTAATAAATACGAAATTAAAGCCGTAAAAATTGGGATTGTTCCTACTTTGGAGTATTTAGAACAAATTGTTTTCCAAATAAAAAAACTTTCGCAAAAGGCAAAAATCATTTGGGACACCGTTTTAAGATCCAGTACAGATTTCAACTTTATGGACATTGAAAATCAAATAAAATTAATATCCATTTTAAATCAAATGGATTTAATTACACCCAATTATAAAGAAATTTTGCAATTGTCTACCAAAGGAATCAATGCCGAAACCATTGCAAAAAATATTTCTCAACATTGTGCAATTCTCTTAAAAGGCGGACACAATTCGGAAGCATTGGGAACCGATTTCTTATTTTTGAAAGATGAGATATTTACACTTTTACCAGAAACTAAAAATATCTTTAGTAAACACGGTTCAGGTTGTGCTTTATCTTCCGCTATAACAGCAAACTTGGCTTTAGGTTTTGATATTAAATCTTCTTGTAAAAAAGCTAAGATGTACATCGAAAAATTTCTTCATTCCAACAATACTTTATTAGGATATCATCATGATTAG